From one Xyrauchen texanus isolate HMW12.3.18 chromosome 17, RBS_HiC_50CHRs, whole genome shotgun sequence genomic stretch:
- the LOC127658472 gene encoding uncharacterized protein LOC127658472 → MANKCLIFLLVLKMICSLLKGTSGVKDTHVIFSSGENVNLPCNNAGSDCSTTTWIYNNNRNSEIIELFAYGKKKKNIERHERLSLGSDCSLNIYKASKEDYGSYTCRQFINDHHQGNDARVDLHFLHVSPSSTQTEIRPDSSVTLSCQLISYDGVLCDTLVHTEGIQLSWVNQASVDLQTDSRYQISSGHCISTLTTKLLNEDNRKWTCQVKKGTKVETSFSYSVKYSAPADTTPVRSVTNISTPISERTSTSKAPVPPSQQVIVIVVVIAALAVLLPAVLLCVILKKRAGNRREIHSNSTSGANEQTTVEFILMIT, encoded by the exons ATGGCTAATAAGTGTCTCATATTTCTGCTGGTGCTGAAAATGATCTGCTCACTTCTAAAAG GTACCAGTGGAGTGAAAGACACTCATGTGATCTTCAGTTCTGGTGAAAATGTCAATCTGCCCTGTAATAATGCCGGTTCTGACTGCAGCACAACTACATggatctataataataatagaaattcAGAGATAATTGAACTGTTTGCTTAtgggaagaagaagaagaacataGAGAGACACGAGAGACTGAGTCTGGGGTCTGACTGCTCTCTGAACATCTATAAAGCCTCAAAAGAAGATTATGGATCTTACACCTGTCGGCAATTTATTAATGATCATCATCAAGGAAATGATGCACGTGTTGATCTGCATTTTCTTCATG tcTCTCCATCATCCACACAGACTGAGATAAGACCAGACAGTTCTGTGACTCTCTCCTGTCAGTTGATTTCATATGATGGAGTTTTGTGTGATACTTTGGTCCATACTGAGGGAATTCAGCTGTCGTGGGTGAATCAGGCTAGTGTTGATCTGCAGACAGACTCCAGATATCAGATATCATCAGGACACTGTATCAGCACTCTGACTACAAAACTCCTGAATGAAGACAACAGAAAGTggacatgtcaagttaaaaagggAACTAAAGTGGAGACCTCATTCAGCTATTCTGTCAAGTATTCAG CTCCAGCTGATACAACACCTGTGCGTTCAGTCACCAACA TCTCCACCCCAATCTCTGAAAGGACCTCGACTTCCAAAGCACCAGTACCTCCATCACAACAAG TGATTGTGATTGTTGTTGTGATTGCTGCATTAGCTGTTCTCCTTCCTGCTGTTCTTCTATGTGTGATCCTTAAAAAGAGAGCTG GTAATAGAAGAGAGATTCACTCCAATTCTACCTCAGGTGCAAAT GAGCAGACCACTGTtga GTTCATTCTGATGATAACGTGA